A single Sporosarcina sp. FSL W8-0480 DNA region contains:
- a CDS encoding glycine betaine ABC transporter substrate-binding protein yields MRKKFTAFLVTIVVMTLLSGCIFIEEDSLTLGSRNNTESIILSHVMGQLIENKTDIKVIYKENLGGSNVVWNAMLGGNIDVIPDYTGTIVVNYYHKEPGDADETLELTRRLVAEDGIVAFNTFGFNNTYTLALDEKKAEELGVVTFSDFAAYSEDFTLGAVFEFIDRPDGLPGFTKEYGLEFKGVKGMDHGIMYRSINAGEVDVINSYTTDGQLQEFDLRVLEDDKSYFPPYHALPLVREETLEEYPEIEVVLKQLEGMIDEEAMQKMNAKVDNDGMMVERVAEEFLVESGLIEG; encoded by the coding sequence ATGAGGAAAAAGTTTACTGCTTTTTTAGTAACAATAGTTGTCATGACTCTGCTTTCCGGGTGCATTTTCATCGAGGAAGACTCGTTGACACTCGGTTCACGGAACAACACGGAAAGTATCATTTTATCCCACGTCATGGGTCAGTTAATTGAGAATAAAACCGATATTAAAGTCATTTATAAGGAGAATCTTGGCGGCTCAAACGTTGTCTGGAACGCGATGTTGGGAGGCAATATCGATGTCATTCCAGATTATACGGGGACGATTGTCGTCAACTATTACCACAAGGAGCCAGGTGATGCCGATGAAACTTTGGAATTGACACGGCGCCTCGTTGCTGAAGACGGCATTGTCGCCTTCAACACATTCGGCTTCAACAACACGTACACCCTCGCGTTGGACGAAAAAAAAGCCGAAGAACTTGGAGTCGTCACATTCAGTGACTTCGCTGCGTATTCCGAAGATTTCACTTTAGGAGCGGTCTTCGAATTCATCGATCGCCCGGATGGACTGCCTGGCTTCACGAAGGAATATGGCTTGGAGTTCAAGGGCGTGAAGGGCATGGACCATGGCATCATGTACCGCTCGATCAATGCAGGAGAAGTCGATGTCATCAACTCCTATACAACAGATGGCCAATTGCAGGAATTTGACCTTCGCGTGTTAGAGGATGACAAGTCCTACTTCCCTCCCTACCACGCGCTCCCGCTTGTAAGGGAAGAAACCTTGGAAGAATACCCTGAAATTGAGGTAGTGCTGAAGCAATTGGAGGGTATGATTGACGAAGAAGCCATGCAGAAGATGAACGCCAAAGTCGACAACGACGGCATGATGGTGGAAAGAGTTGCGGAAGAGTTTTTGGTGGAGAGTGGATTGATTGAGGGGTAG